The Bacteroidota bacterium DNA window CTCCAGAAGAGCGCCGCTAGCACGAAGAGCCACGCGATCACCCCGAGCCGCTTCTTCTCCTCCGCCGAGTGCCCGCCAAAGAAGACGATGTAGGCGAAGAATGCCGCCACGAGCGCCACCACGACGCCCCCGAGTCCGCCAGCGATCTGCTCTAGCGAGAGGCCGATCACGCCCGAAACCATCAGCGCCCCAAACAGCCCCAGCACGATCACGGCCGCCGCCGAAGCGAGATAGAACGAGCGCTCGCGTTGGGAGAGCGTGTTCGGCGGGGTGTCTCTGGGGGCGTCGCCCACGCCGTCGAGGTGCTTCGCGCCAAGGCGGTACTGGATCAGTCCGAGCAGCATCCCGAAGCCCGCGAGCGAGAACCCGAGGTGCCAGTTGCCCGCGTACGTGAAGCCGAACAGGCTGAAGCCTTCGCCGATCGCGCCGCAGAGCAGCGGGCCCAGCATCGCGCCGATGTTGATCCCCATGTAGAAGACCGAGAACCCGGCGTCGCGCCGCGCCCCGCCCTCCGGGTAGAGGTCGCCGACGATGGTGGAGACGTTCGGCTTCAGGAAGCCCGTGCCGATGGCCACGAGCGCCAAGCCCAGGAAGAACGTCGGCTGCTCGGGGAGCCCGACCATAGGCCCCGCCATCGTGAAGTGCCCCAGCGCGATGATGATGCCGCCCACGAAGATGGCGCGCTTCTGCCCCCAGACGTTGTCTGCCACCCAGCCGCCGGGCAGCGAGAGCACGTACACGAAGAAGAGGTAGAGGCCGACGATCGCGTTCGCCTGACCCTCGCCGAACCCGAAGCCAGGGTTCTCCAGCGTCATCGCGGCCGTCATGAAGAGCACCAGGATGGCGCGCAGGCCGTAGTAGGAGAAGCGCTCCCACATCTCGGTGAAGAAGAGCGTCGAGAGGCCACGCGGGTGGCCGAACCAGGCGCGGCCCGCGCCGATGGAGTCAGAAGCCATGAAAAGCCAGGGCGAATGCGAAGGGAAGGAGGCGGGTGGGCACCCCTCGTGAACAGCGGGCGAAGATACGGGCGGGAGGTGCGAGGTCCGAAGGGGGGCGTCCGAAGGGGACGAACGAAGTGGCAAGGGAAACGGAGAATCGGGGAGGAATGCGCGCACCGCTTGACCCCGTCACCGCATCGCTGCACCTTTTCGGTCCTTGATTCCCCGACCCCACCCTCGCCATGTCCAGCCGCACCGCCCTCCTCACCGCTGAATCCCAGCACGGCCGCCGCACCCACACCGGCGGCGACCTCCGCGCCGCGCATGTCGGCGAGACCGTCGTGCTCAAGGGCTGGGTCGACACGCGCCGCGACCTCGGCGGGCTCATCTTCATCGACCTGCGCGACCGCTACGGCCTGACGCAGGTCGTCTTCGCGCCGCAGATCGCCGACGCGGCGATGGAGACGGCCGAGCAACTGCGCTCAGAGTACGTCATCTCGGTGCGCGGCGAGGTCCGCCGCCGCTCCGACGAGACGGTCAACCCGAAGCTGCCCACCGGCGAGGTCGAAGTGTGGGTCGATTCGCTCGAAGTGCTCGCCGTCAGCGACGCGCCGCCGTTCGTGGTGACCGCGCACGAGGAGAAGCAGCAGAAGGCCAACGTGGAACTGCGGCTGCAGTACCGCTACCTCGACCTCCGCCGGCCGACGCTCCAGCACAACCTGCTCCTGCGCCACAAACTCTACCAAGCCACGCGGCGCTACTTCGACCAGCACAATTTTGTGGAGGTCGAGACGCCCGTCCTCATGAAGTCGACGCCGGAGGGGGCACGGGACTACCTCGTGCCGAGCCGCGTCCACCCAGGCAAGTTCTACGCGCTCCCGCAGAGCCCGCAGACCTACAAGCAGATCCTAATGATCGCGGGGATGGACCGCTACTTCCAGATCACGAAGTGCTTCCGCGACGAGGACCTCCGCGCCGACCGCCAGCCGGAGTTCACCCAGATCGACGTCGAGATGACGTTCGCGACGGAGGAGCTGATCTACGAGATGGTGGAGGGCCTCATCGCCGAGATCTGGCAGGCCACGCGCGGCATCGAGATTTCGACGCCGTTCCGCCGCATGCCCTACGCGGAGGCGCT harbors:
- a CDS encoding peptide MFS transporter — translated: MASDSIGAGRAWFGHPRGLSTLFFTEMWERFSYYGLRAILVLFMTAAMTLENPGFGFGEGQANAIVGLYLFFVYVLSLPGGWVADNVWGQKRAIFVGGIIIALGHFTMAGPMVGLPEQPTFFLGLALVAIGTGFLKPNVSTIVGDLYPEGGARRDAGFSVFYMGINIGAMLGPLLCGAIGEGFSLFGFTYAGNWHLGFSLAGFGMLLGLIQYRLGAKHLDGVGDAPRDTPPNTLSQRERSFYLASAAAVIVLGLFGALMVSGVIGLSLEQIAGGLGGVVVALVAAFFAYIVFFGGHSAEEKKRLGVIAWLFVLAALFWSGFEQASTSLNLFARDLTDRNILDAVIPASTLQLINPLFIIILAPVFGSLWVWLSKRNANPSIPVKFGMGLLGLSVGFFVLAWGSANATPESPVSPSWLIVTYFFHTCGELCLSPVGLSSMTKLAPKNRVGQMMGIWFVAAALGNLIAGLVAGQLESLPASDLFSSVAMFVGGGGVIALLVSPFVKRLMGDIK